From the Bdellovibrio sp. ArHS genome, one window contains:
- a CDS encoding ketoacyl-ACP synthase III, protein MSKRTATIVGTGMYAPERVISNQYFNDLYKKDIGTFLSESRNIRERRWMDKDQRTSDLILPAAEEAMKNAGITAKDLDLIIVSTDTPDYLSPSTASVVAYRMGAVNAGTYDINTACAGFVVGCDIASKYIAADEKYKNILVVGAYGMSKYLNFDDYKIASLFADGAGAVVIQPAKDTRGFIDSQMYTDGQYHDYMGIYAGGTAQPVTHEVIENKGHLLAFPKRIPPETNGIHWPRLTNMLLDRLHMKPDDINHFFITQFNVQSIYETLDKLNLPRERAHYVMDRFGYTGSASIGMAIADAARQKKMKKGDMVFMLGSGGGMSMAALALEWGYDT, encoded by the coding sequence ATGAGCAAAAGAACCGCGACAATCGTAGGGACCGGGATGTACGCGCCAGAACGCGTGATTTCCAATCAGTATTTTAACGATCTCTATAAGAAGGACATCGGCACTTTTTTAAGTGAGAGCCGCAACATTCGCGAGCGACGTTGGATGGACAAAGATCAACGCACTTCAGATCTTATCCTGCCTGCTGCGGAAGAGGCGATGAAGAATGCCGGCATCACGGCCAAAGATTTGGATCTTATCATCGTGTCCACCGACACTCCTGATTATCTTTCTCCATCCACGGCATCGGTCGTCGCCTATCGCATGGGCGCTGTGAATGCCGGCACTTACGACATTAACACGGCCTGCGCGGGTTTCGTGGTTGGCTGTGATATCGCCTCCAAATACATTGCCGCAGACGAAAAGTACAAAAACATTCTCGTCGTCGGCGCTTATGGCATGAGTAAATATCTGAACTTCGACGATTACAAAATTGCTTCCCTATTTGCTGACGGCGCTGGAGCTGTGGTGATTCAACCGGCGAAAGATACTCGTGGCTTTATTGACAGCCAAATGTACACCGACGGTCAATATCACGACTACATGGGAATTTACGCTGGCGGAACGGCCCAGCCTGTGACTCATGAGGTGATCGAAAATAAAGGTCATCTATTGGCTTTCCCTAAGCGTATTCCGCCTGAAACAAATGGCATTCACTGGCCACGTTTGACGAACATGCTTCTGGATCGTTTGCACATGAAGCCTGATGACATCAATCACTTCTTTATTACGCAGTTTAACGTTCAAAGCATTTATGAAACTCTGGATAAACTGAACTTGCCTCGCGAACGCGCGCATTACGTTATGGACCGTTTCGGCTATACGGGATCAGCTTCGATCGGAATGGCGATTGCGGATGCCGCTCGCCAAAAGAAAATGAAAAAAGGTGATATGGTCTTTATGTTGGGTTCTGGCGGTGGTATGAGCATGGCGGCCTTGGCTCTTGAATGGGGATACGACACATAA
- a CDS encoding long-chain fatty acid--CoA ligase codes for MELDWLKRWKLYSPHNIAIKDGDTGREFSYAKLFDLANRGAHYLHNQFGIRKGDRVAVLAMNELEYVFLFFALQRLGAIMVPVNFRLTQREVDHIISDSSPKLVLFQEAYRSIVENLPTSLKPELLKLQGDNSFASFLESSSAVEDYSFTSQENDPVMIMYTSGTTGAPKGAILTYKMLFWNSINTTLRLNISQNDCTVIFLPFFHTGGWNVLTTPFIHRGAKVVFLKKFDADQILSLSAQEKATLLFGVPTTMDMMARSPLFDQVDLSNIRYAIVGGEPMPIELIRIWDKKGIPVRQGYGLTEFGPNVFSLNEEDALRKIGSIGFPNFYIEAKVVDMEGKELKDNEVGELILRGPMCMQGYWHNEKATQETIKEGWLYSGDLVRRDSEGYYYVVGRKKDMFISGGENVYPPEIEQILRAHPAVLEAAVIGVPDEKWGEVGKAFVVSKQSDLTAEDLHQHCIRNLAKFKIPKHFVFLPALPKGDSGKILKRKLVELAPN; via the coding sequence ATGGAACTGGATTGGCTAAAACGATGGAAGCTTTATTCGCCTCATAATATCGCTATCAAAGATGGCGATACCGGGCGTGAATTTTCTTACGCTAAACTTTTTGATTTGGCCAATCGCGGAGCCCACTATCTGCACAACCAATTTGGCATTCGCAAAGGGGACCGCGTTGCGGTCCTGGCCATGAACGAATTGGAATACGTTTTTCTATTCTTCGCTTTGCAACGCTTAGGCGCCATTATGGTGCCCGTAAATTTCCGACTGACCCAACGGGAAGTAGATCACATTATCAGCGATTCTTCGCCAAAGTTGGTACTATTCCAAGAAGCGTATCGCAGCATCGTCGAAAATCTTCCTACCTCCTTGAAACCGGAACTCCTGAAACTGCAAGGCGACAATAGTTTTGCCAGCTTTCTTGAATCCAGCTCAGCCGTCGAAGATTACTCTTTCACATCTCAGGAAAATGATCCTGTGATGATCATGTACACATCCGGAACGACGGGCGCTCCCAAAGGGGCGATCCTGACTTACAAGATGCTTTTCTGGAACTCGATTAATACCACTTTACGACTGAACATTTCCCAGAACGACTGTACGGTGATCTTTTTACCGTTCTTCCACACCGGCGGCTGGAATGTCTTAACGACTCCTTTCATTCATCGCGGGGCCAAGGTCGTATTTCTGAAAAAGTTCGACGCTGATCAGATCCTCAGCTTGAGTGCCCAAGAAAAAGCGACTTTGCTTTTCGGCGTTCCGACAACAATGGACATGATGGCGCGCTCTCCTTTATTCGACCAAGTGGATTTATCAAATATTCGTTACGCCATTGTGGGTGGCGAACCGATGCCAATCGAATTGATTCGTATCTGGGACAAAAAAGGCATTCCTGTACGGCAAGGCTATGGCTTAACCGAGTTCGGCCCGAATGTTTTTTCATTGAACGAAGAAGATGCGCTTAGAAAAATCGGCTCTATTGGTTTCCCAAATTTCTACATTGAAGCCAAAGTCGTCGACATGGAAGGCAAAGAACTTAAAGACAACGAAGTCGGCGAGTTGATCTTGCGTGGCCCGATGTGCATGCAAGGCTACTGGCATAACGAAAAAGCGACGCAGGAAACAATCAAAGAGGGTTGGCTTTATTCAGGTGACCTAGTCCGCCGCGATTCCGAAGGTTACTACTATGTCGTTGGACGTAAAAAAGACATGTTCATTTCTGGTGGAGAAAACGTATATCCTCCTGAAATTGAACAGATTCTTCGCGCGCATCCGGCTGTATTAGAAGCCGCCGTTATCGGTGTTCCCGATGAAAAGTGGGGCGAGGTAGGTAAAGCTTTCGTTGTGTCCAAACAAAGTGACCTGACCGCCGAAGATCTGCATCAACATTGTATTAGAAATCTTGCGAAATTCAAAATCCCTAAACATTTTGTGTTTTTACCTGCTCTACCCAAGGGTGATAGCGGCAAGATTCTAAAGCGCAAGTTGGTTGAATTGGCCCCCAACTGA